In Pleurocapsa sp. PCC 7319, the following are encoded in one genomic region:
- the polA gene encoding DNA polymerase I, producing MVSAVVTNSAAQNSTKPLIILVDGHSLAFRAYYALSNSRRGPLITSTGIPTSICFGFINSLLQVLETEEPQFMAIAFDLSEPTFRHEADVNYKSDRVETPEDFILDIQNLQQLLEAFNLTIATQPGYEADDVLGTIATKASAEGYRVKIITGDRDLFQLVDDEREISVLYLHNQTFKKTAHSYTEFDHAGVVNKMGVKPEQIVDYKALCGDKSDCIPGVKGIGEKTAVKLLNEYQTLAEVYNNIDQIKGATKKKLETGKEDALHSQFLAQIALDSPVKINLNDCKLVGFEQELVLPLLKKLELKKTIGNLNKLQLKLGGNPEVKVVEVKPKINKKSQDNDGQLSLFTDNLTADQEPKVESIELFTPQLNTQIIDTEAKLKQLIKTLKKHTDPAKPVAWDTETTSLETHLAELVGIGCCWGNSDREIAYIPMGHKEGKQLKQELVLSTLKPILESEKYPKALQNTKFDRLILHHQGIKLGGVVFDTMLASYVLNPEMTHNLGDLSERYGLEIAAKSYKDLGIPKGDTIADLDIAVVADYCGLDVYATYYLVDKIKGELAKFPDLEKLLLEVEQPLEPVLAAMENTGINLNTEYLQQFSQKLDQDLEKIEQATYQAAGEEFNLGSPKQLSVILFEKLGLDRKKSRKTKTGYSTNQAVLEKLKGDHPVIDNMLEYRTLAKLKSTYVDALPSLVRKSTKRVHTDFNQTVVATGRLSSSNPNLQNIPIRTEFSRQIRQAFIPQDGWLLVAADYSQIELRILAHLSQEPVLVDAYRNNRDVHRVTAQLLFEKDDITSEERRLGKIINFGVIYGMGAQRFSRESGFKVDIGKQFISKYHQQYAQVFAYLEGVKKQAIALGYVNTILGRRRYINLISESLKQLRGSNPEAINLEDLNYSYTDAQTLRAAANSPIQGSSADIIKIAMINLQDILQNYQARLLLQVHDELVLEVPPEEWTELQTIIKSTMENAVELSIPLAVDISAGKNWMEAK from the coding sequence ATGGTTTCAGCTGTTGTAACTAATTCTGCTGCTCAAAATTCGACAAAACCGTTAATAATCTTGGTAGATGGTCACTCCCTAGCTTTTCGTGCTTATTATGCCCTCAGCAATTCTCGAAGAGGTCCTTTAATTACTTCTACAGGTATTCCCACGAGCATTTGTTTTGGATTTATTAACTCTTTATTGCAGGTATTGGAAACAGAAGAACCGCAATTTATGGCGATCGCTTTTGATTTAAGTGAGCCTACATTTCGCCATGAAGCTGATGTCAACTATAAGAGCGATCGCGTAGAAACCCCTGAAGACTTTATCCTCGACATCCAAAATTTACAACAACTTTTAGAGGCATTTAACTTAACTATTGCCACTCAGCCAGGATACGAAGCTGATGATGTCTTGGGAACAATTGCCACAAAAGCTAGTGCTGAGGGCTATCGGGTCAAAATTATTACTGGCGATCGTGATTTATTTCAATTAGTAGATGACGAAAGAGAGATCAGTGTTTTATATCTACATAATCAAACCTTTAAGAAAACGGCTCATAGTTACACCGAGTTTGATCATGCAGGTGTAGTTAACAAAATGGGAGTGAAACCAGAACAGATTGTAGACTATAAGGCTCTTTGTGGTGATAAGTCTGACTGCATTCCTGGAGTTAAGGGAATTGGTGAGAAAACGGCGGTTAAGCTATTAAATGAATATCAAACTTTAGCAGAAGTATATAACAATATCGATCAAATTAAAGGGGCAACTAAAAAGAAACTGGAAACTGGAAAAGAAGATGCGTTACACTCCCAGTTTCTAGCCCAAATTGCTTTGGATTCTCCTGTAAAGATCAATTTAAATGACTGTAAGTTAGTTGGCTTTGAGCAAGAGCTAGTTTTGCCTTTACTTAAAAAGCTAGAGCTTAAGAAAACTATTGGTAATCTTAATAAATTACAGCTTAAACTGGGGGGCAATCCTGAAGTAAAAGTTGTTGAAGTCAAGCCCAAAATTAACAAAAAAAGTCAAGATAATGATGGTCAACTATCTCTATTTACTGATAATCTGACAGCCGATCAGGAGCCAAAGGTGGAATCAATAGAGCTATTTACACCACAGCTTAATACGCAAATTATTGATACCGAAGCTAAATTAAAGCAGTTAATAAAAACCCTAAAAAAACATACCGATCCAGCAAAACCTGTCGCTTGGGATACGGAAACTACTTCACTAGAAACTCATCTAGCCGAGTTGGTGGGCATTGGCTGTTGTTGGGGAAATAGTGACAGGGAGATTGCTTATATTCCAATGGGTCATAAGGAGGGGAAACAACTAAAACAAGAATTAGTATTATCTACTCTCAAGCCCATCTTAGAGAGCGAGAAATACCCCAAAGCTTTGCAAAATACGAAGTTTGATCGTCTAATCTTACATCATCAGGGAATTAAGCTAGGGGGAGTGGTTTTTGATACTATGCTGGCTAGCTACGTGCTGAATCCTGAAATGACTCATAACCTCGGAGATTTATCAGAGCGTTATGGTCTAGAAATCGCTGCCAAGAGTTATAAGGATTTAGGGATTCCCAAAGGAGATACTATTGCCGATTTAGACATTGCCGTAGTAGCAGATTATTGTGGACTAGATGTATATGCGACCTATTACTTAGTGGATAAGATCAAGGGAGAGTTGGCTAAGTTTCCTGACCTAGAAAAACTACTATTAGAAGTAGAGCAACCTTTAGAACCTGTATTAGCCGCGATGGAAAATACAGGGATTAATTTGAATACTGAATATCTACAACAATTTTCCCAGAAACTAGACCAGGATTTAGAAAAAATTGAACAAGCAACATATCAAGCAGCAGGAGAAGAGTTTAATTTAGGTTCCCCCAAGCAATTAAGTGTAATTTTATTTGAAAAACTAGGGTTAGATCGTAAAAAATCTCGTAAAACAAAAACAGGTTATTCCACTAATCAAGCAGTATTAGAAAAGCTTAAAGGCGATCATCCAGTGATTGATAACATGCTGGAGTATCGTACTCTGGCAAAACTCAAATCTACTTACGTTGATGCTCTCCCTAGCCTAGTCAGAAAGTCTACTAAAAGAGTTCATACTGATTTTAATCAAACGGTAGTTGCCACAGGAAGATTATCATCTTCTAACCCTAATCTACAAAATATTCCCATTCGTACTGAATTTTCTCGTCAGATTAGACAGGCATTTATTCCTCAAGATGGTTGGCTATTAGTTGCAGCAGATTATTCTCAGATAGAATTGAGGATTCTAGCACATCTCAGTCAAGAGCCAGTATTAGTTGATGCCTATCGAAATAACCGAGATGTCCATAGGGTCACTGCTCAACTATTATTTGAAAAAGATGATATTACCTCTGAAGAAAGACGTTTAGGTAAGATAATCAACTTTGGAGTTATCTATGGTATGGGAGCGCAAAGATTCTCACGAGAATCTGGTTTTAAAGTTGATATTGGCAAACAGTTTATCAGTAAATATCATCAACAATATGCTCAAGTCTTTGCATATTTAGAGGGAGTTAAAAAACAGGCGATCGCTTTAGGCTATGTTAATACTATTTTAGGTAGACGACGTTACATTAATCTAATTAGTGAGAGTCTCAAGCAACTGCGAGGCAGTAACCCCGAAGCGATTAATCTAGAAGATCTTAACTATAGCTATACCGATGCTCAAACATTAAGAGCCGCAGCTAATTCACCCATACAGGGTTCCAGTGCTGATATTATCAAAATTGCCATGATTAACCTTCAGGATATCCTGCAAAACTATCAAGCGCGGTTGTTGCTTCAGGTACATGACGAACTAGTATTAGAAGTTCCCCCCGAAGAATGGACAGAACTACAAACGATTATTAAATCCACTATGGAAAATGCAGTAGAGTTAAGTATTCCTCTTGCTGTAGATATTAGCGCCGGTAAAAACTGGATGGAAGCTAAATGA
- the typA gene encoding translational GTPase TypA: MSLPIRNIAIIAHVDHGKTTLVDALLKQSGIFREGEDVPDCVMDSNDLERERGITILSKNTAVSYKDILINIVDTPGHADFGGEVERVLGMVDGCVLIVDANEGPMPQTRFVLKKALEKGLRPIVVVNKIDRPRAHPDGAVDKVFDLFVELGADDDQCDFTTLYASGLQGYTKENLEDEGVDMQPLFEAIIHHVPPPAGDVEKPLQLQVTTLDYSDYLGRIVIGRIHNGVLKAGQQAALIKEDGKVVKAKISKLMGFKGLARVELEEASAGNIVAVSGFADANIGETITCPNELQALPLIKVDEPTLQMTFSVNNSPFAGQEGTYVTSRQIRDRLMRELETNVALRVEAGDSAEKFLVSGRGELHLGILIETMRREGYEFQVSQPQVIYREINGKPCEPYEYLVLDVPEVAVGSCIERLGQRKGEMMDMQNNGGRTQLEFVIPARGLIGFRGDFVRITRGEGIMNHSFLEYRDFSGELETRYNGVIIAFEEGSSTFYALKNAEDRGTFFITPGTKVYKGMIVGEHNRPQDLDLNVCKAKQLTNHRAASGDELVQLQAPTEMSLERALEYIGPDELVEVTPESIRLRKLKTKKLAKR, translated from the coding sequence ATGTCTCTTCCTATTCGCAATATTGCAATCATTGCCCACGTCGATCACGGTAAAACAACTCTCGTAGACGCGCTTCTTAAACAATCGGGTATTTTCCGCGAGGGCGAAGATGTACCGGATTGTGTCATGGACTCAAATGACCTGGAAAGGGAGCGGGGAATTACCATTCTGTCCAAAAATACAGCAGTTAGCTACAAAGATATCTTAATCAACATTGTTGATACTCCTGGACACGCTGACTTCGGTGGAGAAGTAGAACGTGTATTGGGGATGGTTGATGGCTGTGTATTGATAGTTGATGCTAACGAAGGTCCTATGCCCCAGACCCGCTTCGTGCTTAAAAAAGCTCTGGAAAAAGGCTTACGTCCGATCGTAGTGGTTAACAAGATTGACCGCCCCCGGGCTCATCCTGATGGAGCAGTTGACAAAGTATTTGACTTATTTGTTGAGCTAGGTGCAGACGACGATCAGTGTGACTTTACCACTCTTTACGCTTCGGGCTTACAGGGCTATACCAAAGAAAATCTGGAAGATGAGGGTGTGGATATGCAACCCCTATTTGAGGCGATTATCCATCATGTTCCACCACCAGCAGGGGATGTTGAAAAGCCTTTACAACTACAGGTAACTACCTTGGATTATTCTGATTATCTTGGTCGAATTGTCATTGGTAGAATCCACAATGGAGTTCTTAAAGCTGGTCAACAAGCTGCACTAATTAAAGAGGACGGCAAGGTTGTCAAAGCCAAAATATCTAAGCTGATGGGCTTTAAAGGATTAGCTAGAGTCGAATTAGAGGAAGCCAGCGCAGGAAACATTGTCGCAGTTTCTGGTTTTGCTGATGCTAATATCGGTGAAACTATTACTTGTCCTAATGAACTCCAAGCATTGCCTTTAATTAAGGTGGATGAGCCTACCCTTCAAATGACCTTTTCGGTGAATAATTCTCCGTTTGCAGGGCAAGAAGGAACATATGTAACTTCCAGACAAATTCGCGATCGCCTGATGCGAGAATTGGAGACCAATGTCGCCCTGCGTGTGGAAGCTGGTGATTCAGCAGAAAAATTCCTCGTCTCGGGCAGGGGTGAATTGCACTTAGGTATTCTGATTGAAACCATGCGACGTGAGGGCTACGAGTTTCAAGTATCCCAACCCCAAGTAATTTACCGTGAAATTAACGGCAAACCCTGCGAACCATATGAATATCTGGTATTAGATGTACCCGAAGTCGCTGTTGGTAGTTGTATTGAGCGTCTTGGACAACGCAAGGGTGAGATGATGGATATGCAAAATAATGGTGGACGCACCCAGTTAGAATTTGTAATTCCCGCTAGAGGTTTAATTGGCTTCCGTGGCGACTTTGTCCGCATAACTCGCGGTGAAGGAATTATGAATCATAGTTTCTTAGAATATCGAGATTTCTCTGGAGAATTGGAAACTCGTTATAATGGCGTGATTATTGCTTTTGAAGAAGGTAGCTCGACATTTTATGCTCTCAAAAATGCCGAAGATCGCGGTACATTCTTTATTACTCCTGGTACTAAAGTTTATAAAGGTATGATTGTTGGGGAACACAATCGCCCCCAAGATTTAGACTTAAATGTCTGTAAAGCCAAACAACTAACTAACCACCGTGCCGCTAGTGGTGATGAATTAGTTCAGCTACAAGCACCAACTGAGATGAGTTTGGAGCGAGCTTTAGAGTATATTGGTCCTGATGAATTGGTGGAAGTAACTCCTGAATCTATCCGTTTACGGAAGTTGAAAACTAAAAAATTGGCGAAAAGATAA
- the lspA gene encoding signal peptidase II, whose protein sequence is MSKKFIRRKRSFWLIAILGIILDQITKYLVVQSFAQIGDTVPLWQGVFHLTYVINTGAAFSFFRGQVDILRWISLVVSLALIIFVWYTPKISLIEQLGYGFILAGAIGNGIDRFLFGYVVDFLDFRLINFPVFNLADVSINIGVLLLLIASFSATSKPKTNS, encoded by the coding sequence ATGAGCAAGAAATTTATAAGAAGAAAACGGAGCTTTTGGCTCATTGCGATTTTAGGTATCATTCTCGATCAAATAACTAAATATTTGGTTGTCCAGAGTTTTGCCCAAATCGGCGATACAGTTCCTCTCTGGCAGGGAGTGTTTCATCTTACCTACGTGATCAATACGGGGGCTGCCTTTAGTTTTTTTCGCGGACAGGTTGACATTTTACGCTGGATTTCCTTGGTGGTCAGTTTAGCGTTAATAATTTTTGTCTGGTATACCCCCAAAATAAGTTTAATTGAGCAATTAGGATATGGATTTATTTTGGCAGGAGCGATCGGCAATGGAATTGATCGCTTTTTATTTGGTTATGTCGTAGATTTTCTGGATTTTCGTCTGATTAATTTTCCTGTATTTAATTTAGCGGATGTATCGATCAATATTGGCGTATTACTCCTGTTAATCGCCAGCTTTAGCGCTACCTCGAAACCAAAAACAAATAGTTGA
- a CDS encoding glycoside hydrolase family 57 protein, producing the protein MALGYLALVLHAHLPFVRHPESDFVLEEEWLFEAITETYVPLLQVFENLKRDGVDFKMTMSMTPPLVSMLQDELLQDRYDDHLAQLQELITKEIDRHQHNGHMSYLAEYYAKSFKQIRQTWESYDRDLVLAFKQFLDSGNLDIITCGATHGYLPLMKMYPQAVWSQIKVACEHYEESFGRPPKGIWLPECAYYEGLERMLADAGLRYFLTDGHGILYARPRPRHGSYAPIYTETGVAAFGRDHESSQQVWSSKVGYPGAVEYREFYKDLGWEAEYEYIKPYIMPNGQRKNTGIKYHKITSRDGGLSEKGLYDPYWATEKAAEHAGNFMYNRERQIQNLHGMLQRPPIVVSPYDAELFGHWWYEGPQFIDFLFRKSWYDQNTYDMTHLSEYLQKQPTQQVCRPSQSSWGYKGFHEYWLNDTNAWIYPHLHKAAERMIKLASREPADELEWRALNQAARELLLAQSSDWAFIMRTGTMVPYAIRRTRSHLLRFNKIYDDVLSGKVDSGWLEKVEAIDNIFPNVNYRTYRTM; encoded by the coding sequence ATGGCTCTTGGTTATCTTGCCCTTGTTTTACACGCTCACTTACCCTTTGTTCGACATCCAGAAAGCGACTTTGTCTTAGAAGAAGAATGGCTATTTGAAGCTATTACCGAAACCTATGTCCCATTGCTTCAAGTATTTGAAAACTTGAAACGGGATGGAGTTGATTTTAAAATGACTATGAGCATGACACCTCCTCTGGTGTCAATGTTGCAAGATGAACTTCTACAAGATCGGTATGATGATCATCTAGCTCAGCTCCAGGAATTAATTACCAAAGAAATTGATCGCCATCAGCACAATGGTCACATGAGCTATTTGGCTGAATATTATGCCAAGTCCTTTAAACAAATTAGGCAAACTTGGGAAAGCTATGATCGAGATCTAGTATTAGCTTTTAAACAGTTTCTCGATAGTGGCAACCTAGATATTATTACCTGTGGAGCAACTCATGGTTATCTTCCTTTAATGAAGATGTATCCTCAGGCAGTATGGTCACAGATCAAAGTAGCCTGTGAACACTATGAAGAAAGCTTTGGTCGCCCTCCCAAAGGAATTTGGTTGCCTGAATGTGCTTATTATGAAGGTTTGGAGAGAATGCTTGCCGATGCTGGTTTGCGTTACTTTTTAACCGATGGACATGGTATTCTCTATGCTCGTCCTCGCCCTCGTCATGGCTCTTATGCGCCTATTTATACGGAAACGGGAGTAGCGGCTTTTGGTCGCGATCATGAATCTTCTCAGCAGGTTTGGTCTTCCAAAGTGGGATATCCAGGTGCTGTAGAGTACCGCGAATTCTACAAAGATTTGGGTTGGGAAGCTGAATATGAATATATTAAGCCCTACATTATGCCCAATGGTCAGCGCAAAAACACTGGTATCAAATACCATAAGATCACTAGTCGTGATGGGGGATTATCAGAAAAAGGTCTCTATGATCCTTATTGGGCAACAGAGAAAGCCGCTGAACACGCGGGCAACTTTATGTACAATCGGGAGCGACAAATCCAGAATCTCCATGGAATGTTGCAGCGTCCCCCAATTGTGGTTTCTCCCTATGATGCCGAATTATTTGGTCATTGGTGGTATGAAGGACCTCAATTTATTGATTTTCTCTTTCGTAAGAGTTGGTACGACCAGAATACCTATGACATGACTCACTTGTCAGAATACTTACAGAAGCAACCTACTCAGCAGGTGTGTCGTCCTTCTCAGTCTAGCTGGGGTTATAAAGGATTCCATGAGTATTGGTTAAATGATACTAATGCTTGGATTTATCCTCACCTCCATAAAGCAGCAGAGAGAATGATCAAACTAGCAAGTCGTGAGCCTGCGGATGAATTGGAATGGCGTGCCTTAAATCAGGCTGCCAGAGAGTTGCTGTTAGCACAATCTTCCGACTGGGCATTTATTATGCGAACTGGTACGATGGTTCCTTATGCTATCCGTAGGACGCGATCGCATTTGCTCCGCTTTAACAAAATTTATGATGATGTTTTAAGCGGGAAAGTAGATTCAGGTTGGTTAGAAAAAGTTGAGGCAATTGATAACATATTCCCTAATGTAAATTATCGAACCTACAGAACTATGTAG
- a CDS encoding histidine kinase, with amino-acid sequence MFRVQKAFLKSVGFSSLVLQSNGRHPDDLKDNNRGSLLQLLLFIDKRSSSEEHIQRIQAYLQGLQSDYSFKLEIVEIDKQPHLVEYLKLVATPALVKVAPGPRQTLAGSNLIKQLEKWWPRWQAALDSSDISVDSQSLGDDLSISILDKVGFYAENVKLADEIFSLKKEKERLLAQLRFKDQILAMLAHDLRTPLTAASMAMETIELSEKNEHIEATKLASLKKKLFQQAKSQFSIMNHMIGELLQNSQSVSTKLRVKPSPIRLKPLCQEVVTKLETRLKQKLMTYKEDIPQDIPLVYADEELIRQLISNLLDNAIKYTPEKGQISLSILHRTNQKVQISICDTGPGIPPGKREVIFEDNFRLQRDRDQEGYGLGLAMCHQIVCAHYGQIWVDSSPSEGSCFQFTLLVYK; translated from the coding sequence ATGTTTAGAGTTCAGAAAGCTTTTTTAAAATCTGTTGGGTTTTCATCTCTAGTGTTGCAATCTAATGGGCGACATCCCGATGACTTAAAAGATAATAACCGGGGAAGTTTGCTTCAACTCCTACTATTTATAGACAAACGTTCTTCTTCCGAAGAGCATATCCAGCGAATCCAAGCTTATTTACAGGGCTTGCAATCAGATTATTCATTCAAGTTAGAAATAGTTGAAATTGACAAGCAACCTCATTTGGTAGAATATCTAAAATTAGTAGCTACTCCTGCTTTAGTTAAAGTGGCTCCAGGTCCAAGGCAAACTCTAGCTGGTAGTAATTTAATTAAACAATTGGAGAAGTGGTGGCCTCGTTGGCAAGCAGCTCTAGATAGTTCAGATATTAGTGTTGATAGTCAAAGTTTGGGAGATGACTTATCTATTTCGATTTTAGATAAAGTTGGTTTCTACGCTGAAAACGTTAAACTTGCTGATGAAATATTTTCCTTAAAAAAGGAAAAAGAAAGATTGCTAGCACAGCTACGCTTTAAAGACCAAATTTTGGCTATGCTAGCTCACGATCTGCGTACCCCTCTAACAGCAGCCTCTATGGCAATGGAAACTATTGAGTTGTCAGAAAAGAATGAACACATAGAGGCAACTAAGCTGGCAAGTCTGAAAAAAAAGCTTTTTCAACAGGCAAAAAGCCAGTTTAGCATCATGAATCACATGATTGGTGAGCTGTTGCAAAACTCTCAAAGCGTGAGTACCAAGCTACGAGTCAAACCGTCTCCCATACGTTTAAAGCCTTTATGTCAAGAAGTTGTCACTAAACTTGAGACTAGACTGAAGCAAAAATTAATGACTTATAAGGAAGACATTCCCCAAGATATTCCTTTGGTCTATGCTGACGAAGAGTTAATTCGTCAATTGATTAGTAATCTGCTGGATAATGCGATTAAATATACTCCAGAAAAAGGTCAAATTTCTCTGTCTATTTTGCATCGTACTAACCAAAAAGTTCAAATTAGTATTTGTGATACGGGACCGGGCATTCCCCCTGGAAAAAGAGAGGTTATTTTTGAGGACAATTTTCGGCTCCAGCGCGATCGCGATCAGGAAGGCTACGGATTAGGGTTAGCTATGTGTCACCAGATTGTCTGCGCCCATTATGGTCAAATTTGGGTAGATAGTTCTCCTTCAGAAGGTAGTTGTTTTCAATTTACTTTACTGGTTTATAAATAG
- a CDS encoding GAF domain-containing sensor histidine kinase encodes MVQPLPFHQGQFKWQQAQRILELLSALSYRSSTIDSYLKDIACGVSQLLNLDWSVVTFCWAEKEKIIASSLDLGAGEQIYSLHGTLTHTVVRTGKTLQVKDTQTQTKYGKPPEGYRSYLGVPLQTPGGKTFGTICSFCVQPRSFDEEELRTVQLFAERAAIAIDNYNLYQQQQDFNQALETEVALRTEQLRATQAKLIKKEKLAAIGQFASMIVHEIRNPLTTIMMGLNSLKRLQLEKRDRMRLSLATEEGDRLLELLKEILFYAKPQILELEPIEVAPFLAELLFDLRQLPMASGKEIRLIPLPEKLIIRADKNKLKQVVINLVQNACEAIALGEVVTCTLTKTQNPESICFSIHNQGTPIPEEILPKLSEPFVSSKSGGTGLGLAIVKQIVNAHQGTLSIQSNTVEGTTISFTIPV; translated from the coding sequence ATGGTTCAGCCACTTCCTTTCCATCAAGGTCAGTTTAAATGGCAGCAAGCTCAAAGAATTCTAGAACTGTTATCGGCTTTGAGCTATCGTTCTTCGACAATCGATAGCTATTTGAAAGATATCGCCTGCGGAGTCAGCCAATTGCTGAATCTAGATTGGTCGGTAGTTACTTTTTGTTGGGCTGAAAAAGAAAAAATAATCGCCAGCAGTTTAGATTTGGGAGCAGGAGAGCAGATCTATTCTTTGCACGGTACTTTAACTCATACTGTTGTTAGAACAGGGAAAACTTTACAGGTCAAAGACACCCAGACTCAAACAAAATACGGAAAACCTCCCGAAGGATATCGTTCCTATTTAGGGGTACCTTTACAAACACCAGGGGGTAAGACATTTGGGACAATATGTTCTTTTTGTGTTCAGCCGCGTTCTTTTGACGAAGAAGAATTGAGAACTGTCCAGTTATTTGCCGAAAGAGCAGCGATCGCGATTGACAATTATAATCTCTATCAGCAACAACAAGATTTTAATCAGGCTTTGGAAACAGAAGTGGCTCTCCGTACCGAGCAGTTAAGAGCCACTCAAGCGAAATTGATTAAAAAAGAAAAATTGGCGGCTATTGGTCAATTTGCTTCCATGATTGTGCATGAGATTCGCAATCCCTTAACTACGATCATGATGGGTTTAAATTCCCTAAAGCGACTCCAACTTGAAAAACGAGATCGTATGAGATTGTCTTTAGCAACAGAAGAAGGAGATCGCCTTTTGGAGCTATTAAAAGAGATTCTCTTCTATGCTAAACCTCAAATACTTGAATTAGAACCAATAGAAGTAGCTCCGTTCTTGGCTGAATTACTGTTTGATTTACGACAATTGCCAATGGCTTCAGGAAAAGAGATTCGATTGATTCCTCTGCCAGAAAAGCTAATAATTAGAGCTGATAAAAATAAGCTTAAGCAAGTCGTAATTAATTTAGTTCAAAATGCTTGCGAAGCGATCGCTCTGGGGGAAGTAGTTACCTGTACTTTAACTAAAACCCAAAATCCTGAATCTATTTGCTTTAGTATTCATAATCAGGGAACTCCGATTCCAGAAGAAATTTTACCAAAACTGAGTGAACCTTTTGTTTCTAGTAAATCAGGAGGAACTGGTTTAGGTTTAGCAATTGTTAAGCAAATTGTCAATGCACATCAAGGTACTTTGTCGATTCAATCTAATACAGTAGAAGGAACAACTATTAGTTTTACTATTCCTGTTTGA